The following coding sequences lie in one Lelliottia jeotgali genomic window:
- a CDS encoding Flagellar biosynthesis protein FliS → MYGAKGTQAYAKIEVESAVMSASQQQLVIMLFDGALSALVRARLFLQDGNIPAKGQSLSKAINIIENGLKIGLVEESSDELTQNLIALYAYMVRRLLHANLNNDASAIEEVENLLRNIADGWKEAAGSPHLLQDAV, encoded by the coding sequence ATGTACGGCGCAAAAGGCACCCAGGCCTACGCAAAAATTGAAGTTGAAAGCGCGGTGATGAGCGCCAGCCAGCAACAGCTGGTTATCATGCTATTTGACGGAGCCCTCAGCGCGCTGGTTCGCGCCCGCCTGTTTTTACAGGACGGCAATATTCCGGCAAAAGGCCAGTCTCTCTCGAAAGCGATCAACATTATCGAAAATGGGCTCAAGATTGGCTTAGTGGAAGAGAGCAGCGATGAACTGACGCAGAACCTCATCGCGCTCTACGCCTACATGGTCAGACGTCTTCTGCATGCCAATCTGAATAATGATGCCAGCGCCATCGAAGAGGTGGAAAACCTGCTGCGCAATATTGCTGATGGGTGGAAGGAAGCAGCCGGTTCGCCTCATCTTCTTCAGGATGCCGT